Proteins from a single region of Desertibacillus haloalkaliphilus:
- the ahpF gene encoding alkyl hydroperoxide reductase subunit F, which yields MVLEADIKAQLDQYLQLLEGDIQLKVSAGSDETSNDMLALVKELASMSDRISVEEATLARTPSFSVNRIGEDTGVTFAGVPLGHEFTSLVLALLQVSGRAPKADQSVIDRIKDISGEYHFETYVSLSCHNCPEVVQALNMMSVLNPNITHTMIDGAAFKEEVDRKNVMAVPAVYLNGEFFSGGRMTIDEILAKMGTGPDAAELSDKDPYDVLVVGGGPAGASAAVYAARKGIRTGIVAERFGGQVQDTMSIENFISVKKTEGPKLVASLEEHVKDYDIDVMNTQRANRLEKNDLFELELENGGVLKSKSVIISTGARWRNIGVPGEEEFKNKGVAYCPHCDGPLFEGKDVAVIGGGNSGIEAAIDLAGIVNHVTVLEFMPELKADEVLQQRLHSLPNVTVLKNVQTKEITGTDSVNGISYIDRDTEEVKHIELEGVFVQIGLVPNTDWLEGVVERNRMGEIIVDKHGSTTQPGLFAAGDCTDSAYNQIIISMGSGATAALGAFDYLIRN from the coding sequence ATGGTACTTGAAGCAGATATTAAAGCACAATTAGACCAATACCTTCAACTATTAGAAGGTGATATACAGCTTAAAGTTAGTGCCGGTTCCGATGAAACTTCTAATGACATGCTAGCTCTTGTAAAAGAGCTAGCTTCTATGTCAGATAGGATTTCGGTGGAAGAAGCGACATTAGCGAGAACGCCAAGCTTTAGTGTAAATCGTATTGGCGAAGATACAGGCGTGACATTTGCTGGTGTTCCATTAGGACACGAGTTTACTTCATTAGTATTAGCTTTATTACAAGTAAGCGGAAGAGCGCCAAAGGCTGACCAAAGTGTCATTGATCGTATCAAAGACATTAGTGGAGAGTACCACTTTGAAACGTATGTTAGCTTAAGTTGTCATAATTGTCCTGAAGTTGTGCAAGCATTAAATATGATGAGCGTTCTCAATCCTAATATCACACACACGATGATTGATGGTGCAGCGTTTAAAGAAGAAGTAGATCGCAAGAATGTCATGGCGGTACCAGCGGTTTACCTAAATGGTGAATTCTTTAGTGGTGGACGTATGACAATTGATGAAATCCTTGCGAAGATGGGTACTGGACCGGATGCAGCGGAGCTTTCAGATAAAGATCCTTACGATGTCCTTGTCGTTGGTGGTGGTCCTGCAGGTGCAAGTGCTGCAGTGTACGCGGCACGTAAAGGTATTCGTACAGGGATTGTTGCTGAACGCTTTGGAGGGCAAGTTCAAGACACGATGAGTATCGAGAACTTCATCAGTGTTAAGAAAACAGAAGGTCCAAAGCTTGTTGCAAGTCTTGAGGAGCACGTCAAAGACTATGATATTGATGTTATGAACACACAGCGTGCTAATCGCCTTGAAAAGAACGATCTTTTCGAACTTGAGCTTGAAAATGGCGGTGTTCTAAAGAGTAAAAGTGTCATTATCTCAACGGGTGCTCGTTGGCGTAATATTGGCGTTCCCGGTGAAGAAGAGTTTAAAAATAAAGGTGTAGCTTATTGCCCACATTGTGATGGTCCTTTATTCGAAGGAAAAGATGTAGCTGTTATTGGTGGCGGTAACTCTGGTATTGAAGCGGCGATTGACCTTGCAGGAATTGTCAACCATGTAACTGTTCTTGAGTTCATGCCAGAGCTAAAAGCTGATGAAGTACTACAACAGCGTCTACACAGCCTTCCTAACGTAACTGTTCTGAAAAACGTGCAAACAAAAGAAATTACTGGTACAGACAGTGTAAATGGTATTTCGTACATCGATCGAGACACAGAAGAAGTGAAACATATCGAATTAGAGGGTGTGTTTGTTCAGATTGGTCTCGTGCCAAATACTGACTGGCTAGAAGGTGTTGTTGAACGCAATCGGATGGGTGAAATCATCGTTGATAAACATGGTTCTACAACTCAACCTGGTTTATTTGCAGCGGGAGATTGTACAGATAGTGCGTATAATCAGATCATTATTTCTATGGGATCAGGAGCTACTGCAGCTTTAGGTGCTTTCGACTACCTTATTAGAAATTAA
- the msrA gene encoding peptide-methionine (S)-S-oxide reductase MsrA: protein MDKQTRLEKATFAGGCFWCMVKPFDEFPGINKVASGYSGGFKENPSYEEVVSGTTGHREVVQITFDPTIFPYGKLLDIFWKNIDPTDEGGQFFDRGEQYKTAIYYHNDEQKEIAEESKRELEESKKFSEPIVTDILPAKTFYPAEENHQDYYKKNAFHYNRYYEGSGRKAFIESTWRVDKDPKQLKEKLTPIQYEVTQNNGTERPFENEFYNNRQEGIYVDIVSGEPLFSSRDQYDAGCGWPSFTRPISHYHITDKLDRSHGMVRTEVRSKFGDSHLGHVFNDGPIEKGGLRYCINSAALRFIPKDKLEAEGYGEYVPLFKDVEQPKNDSFLHLKSYGRPT, encoded by the coding sequence GTATTAATAAGGTAGCATCCGGATACTCAGGTGGCTTCAAGGAAAATCCGTCGTACGAAGAAGTCGTTTCTGGAACAACTGGTCATCGTGAAGTCGTACAAATCACTTTTGACCCAACAATTTTCCCCTACGGAAAATTGTTAGACATTTTTTGGAAAAACATCGACCCTACAGATGAAGGTGGTCAATTTTTTGATCGCGGGGAACAATATAAAACCGCTATCTACTATCATAATGATGAACAAAAAGAAATTGCGGAAGAGTCAAAGCGCGAACTTGAAGAAAGCAAGAAATTTAGTGAACCTATTGTCACAGATATCCTCCCTGCTAAGACCTTCTATCCAGCTGAAGAGAATCATCAAGATTACTACAAAAAGAATGCTTTCCATTATAACCGCTATTATGAAGGTTCAGGGCGCAAAGCGTTTATTGAAAGTACTTGGAGAGTAGACAAGGATCCAAAACAGCTTAAAGAAAAGCTCACTCCTATTCAATATGAAGTGACCCAAAATAACGGAACAGAGCGACCATTTGAAAATGAGTTCTATAATAACCGTCAAGAAGGTATTTATGTTGACATCGTATCAGGAGAGCCCCTTTTCAGCTCAAGAGACCAGTATGATGCTGGTTGTGGATGGCCAAGCTTCACACGCCCAATTAGCCACTACCATATTACGGATAAACTCGACAGGAGCCACGGAATGGTACGAACTGAAGTACGCAGTAAATTTGGTGACTCCCATCTTGGTCATGTCTTTAATGATGGTCCAATTGAAAAAGGCGGTCTTAGATATTGCATTAACTCCGCTGCCCTGAGGTTTATCCCAAAGGACAAATTGGAAGCAGAAGGATACGGAGAATATGTACCCTTGTTTAAGGATGTAGAGCAACCTAAGAACGATAGTTTCTTACATCTGAAATCCTACGGCCGACCGACATAG
- a CDS encoding permease prefix domain 1-containing protein, whose protein sequence is MKRNSNLDQRIQTYVNKLFSGVGDSQQLFDLKEELTTNLKEKISDYIKSGMEEDDAFKEAVSSLGDLSGLVDDMRDIGQDKARQAVYSSMTSRISTAGLIAGILVILFGVLTTAMLYFMGLPLEAVTGPIIFVVIGGAIVVYSFLTRETSHKYAMNKVRAIIYATAIGLILFSLFVAFTSGFATGQLFIAISSFMVFFLIGVGLLLFLLFTEVDRKKK, encoded by the coding sequence GTGAAGAGGAACAGTAATTTGGATCAGCGGATTCAAACCTATGTGAACAAATTATTTTCAGGTGTTGGTGATAGCCAACAGTTGTTTGATTTGAAGGAGGAGTTAACCACAAATTTAAAGGAAAAGATAAGTGATTATATCAAAAGCGGAATGGAAGAGGATGATGCTTTTAAAGAGGCTGTTAGTTCTCTAGGTGATTTAAGTGGGTTAGTTGATGATATGCGGGACATTGGTCAAGATAAAGCTAGGCAAGCAGTTTATTCAAGCATGACATCCCGAATTTCGACAGCTGGTTTGATTGCTGGAATATTGGTGATCTTATTTGGAGTGTTAACTACTGCTATGTTGTATTTTATGGGTCTCCCATTAGAAGCTGTAACAGGACCAATTATTTTTGTTGTTATAGGTGGAGCAATTGTTGTTTATAGCTTTTTGACAAGAGAAACTAGTCATAAATACGCCATGAATAAGGTTCGTGCAATTATTTATGCCACAGCAATCGGTCTGATTTTATTTAGCTTATTTGTAGCTTTTACATCAGGGTTTGCTACAGGACAACTATTTATTGCGATAAGTTCATTTATGGTTTTCTTCCTAATTGGAGTTGGTTTGTTACTATTTCTTCTTTTCACTGAAGTGGATCGGAAGAAGAAGTGA
- a CDS encoding PadR family transcriptional regulator gives MVNKISTDLIRGHTDTIILNVLRQGDSYGYQIFKTILELSGNQYELKEATLYTAFRRLEKEGLIVSYWGDETQGGRRKYYRLTEEGIEKYEQNKNEWKFAKVVLDQLIEGGIKGEEEQ, from the coding sequence ATGGTGAACAAAATATCGACCGATTTAATCCGTGGTCATACCGACACAATCATTTTAAATGTTTTACGTCAAGGAGATAGTTATGGGTATCAAATTTTTAAGACTATTCTTGAACTGAGTGGAAATCAGTATGAATTAAAAGAAGCAACTTTGTATACCGCTTTTCGTAGGTTAGAAAAGGAAGGCTTGATTGTCTCCTATTGGGGGGATGAAACACAAGGAGGACGCAGGAAATATTATCGTCTTACTGAAGAGGGCATAGAGAAATATGAACAAAACAAAAATGAATGGAAGTTTGCAAAAGTTGTATTGGATCAATTGATTGAGGGAGGAATTAAAGGTGAAGAGGAACAGTAA